A stretch of Primulina tabacum isolate GXHZ01 chromosome 13, ASM2559414v2, whole genome shotgun sequence DNA encodes these proteins:
- the LOC142521997 gene encoding LOW QUALITY PROTEIN: peptidyl-prolyl cis-trans isomerase FKBP19, chloroplastic-like (The sequence of the model RefSeq protein was modified relative to this genomic sequence to represent the inferred CDS: inserted 1 base in 1 codon), translating into MLFMPALRGKDYGKTKMRYEDYTETNSGFQHKDLRLGSGHSPKSGENXYGYTIGYCGRIFEARNKTKGGSFVGDDKDFYKFRFGTREVIPAFEEAVSSMALGGIRRIILPPELGYPDNDFNKQGPRPTTFAGQRALDFVLRNQGLIDKTLLFDIELIKIVSN; encoded by the exons ATGCTGTTCA TGCCAGCATTGCGGGGAAAGGATTATGGCAAGACAAAGATGCGGTATGAAGATTACACCGAAACAAATTCAGGTTTTCAGCATAAG GACTTGCGATTAGGAAGTGGGCACAGTCCAAAGTCAGGCGAAA GATACGGTTACACCATTGGATATTGTGGCCGGATATTTGAGGCTCGCAACAAGACAAAGGGTGGCTCCTTTGTG GGTGATGATAAAGATTTCTACAAATTCAGATTTGGAACTCGAGAG GTCATACCTGCATTTGAGGAAGCTGTGTCGAGCATGGCTCTTGGTGGTATCAGAAG GATCATACTTCCCCCAGAACTAGGATATCCTGATAACGACTTCAACAAGCAAGGTCCCCGGCCAACAACGTTTGCG GGTCAAAGAGCACTGGATTTTGTGTTGAGGAATCAAGGATTGATAGATAAGACTCTCTTGTTTGATATCGAGCTCATAAAAATTGTATCAAACTGA